A region from the Lysobacter sp. BMK333-48F3 genome encodes:
- a CDS encoding LysR family transcriptional regulator has translation MDQLSAMRTYRCIVEAGSFTRAAERLGTTHTSLSRQLRQLEEHLGVRLLNRNSRGLTATEAGQRYYRDCLDILERVDAARQALSADAAQPAGRLRLSLPHAVGALELAQWLPEFMRRHPQIELDLSCDDRIVDLVKGGFDLAIRISEALADSRLVARELAAFERVLVAAPSYVARHGLPRAIAELADHRLLAYAGDGRGLALGSQRGEELSVEFDARLRVDSILSLHAAAVAGLGIAAFTFPTVRDDLAAGRLLRVLPQHHAGRRRYYAVYPNARQLPPKVRAFVEYLRAHYAAAAVPPQD, from the coding sequence ATGGATCAGTTGTCCGCGATGCGCACCTACCGCTGCATCGTCGAAGCCGGCAGCTTCACCCGCGCGGCCGAACGCCTGGGCACCACCCACACCTCGCTCTCGCGCCAGCTGCGCCAGTTGGAAGAGCACCTGGGCGTGCGCCTGCTCAACCGCAACAGCCGCGGCCTGACCGCGACCGAAGCCGGCCAGCGCTATTACCGCGACTGCCTGGACATCCTCGAACGCGTCGACGCCGCCCGCCAGGCGCTGAGCGCAGACGCCGCACAGCCGGCAGGCCGGCTGCGGCTGAGCCTGCCGCACGCGGTCGGCGCCCTGGAACTGGCGCAGTGGCTGCCGGAGTTCATGCGCCGCCATCCGCAGATCGAACTGGACCTGTCCTGCGACGACCGCATCGTCGACCTGGTCAAGGGCGGCTTCGACCTGGCGATCCGGATCAGCGAGGCGCTGGCCGACAGCCGCCTGGTCGCGCGCGAACTGGCCGCGTTCGAACGCGTGCTGGTGGCGGCGCCGTCCTACGTCGCCCGGCACGGACTGCCGCGCGCGATCGCCGAGTTGGCCGACCATCGTCTGCTGGCCTATGCCGGCGACGGCCGCGGCCTGGCGCTGGGTTCGCAACGCGGCGAAGAGTTGTCGGTCGAATTCGACGCCCGGCTGCGGGTCGACTCGATCCTGTCGCTGCATGCCGCAGCCGTGGCCGGCCTCGGCATCGCCGCCTTCACCTTTCCGACCGTGCGCGATGACCTGGCTGCGGGACGCCTGCTGCGGGTTCTGCCGCAACATCACGCCGGCCGGCGCCGCTATTACGCGGTCTATCCGAACGCGCGCCAGTTGCCGCCGAAGGTGCGCGCCTTCGTCGAGTATCTGCGCGCGCACTACGCCGCGGCGGCCGTCCCGCCGCAGGACTGA
- a CDS encoding DUF1801 domain-containing protein, giving the protein MASPKPKPAASVDAFVAALAPPLQPEVEALRRTIRSLGPGIGEEIKWNAPSFHAGEHFATLRLNGKVPLQLILHLGAKKSLMPPDAIDDPAGLLQWLGPDRACVSFTRPGEVDAQADALKAILRQWLQHVPART; this is encoded by the coding sequence ATGGCCAGTCCCAAGCCCAAACCCGCGGCGTCCGTCGATGCTTTCGTCGCGGCGCTCGCGCCCCCGCTCCAGCCGGAGGTCGAGGCGCTGCGGCGAACGATCCGTTCGCTCGGGCCGGGCATCGGCGAGGAGATCAAGTGGAACGCGCCGAGCTTCCATGCCGGCGAACACTTCGCCACCCTGCGCCTCAACGGCAAGGTGCCGCTGCAGTTGATCCTCCATCTGGGCGCGAAGAAAAGCCTCATGCCGCCGGATGCGATCGACGACCCGGCGGGCCTGCTGCAATGGTTGGGGCCGGACCGGGCCTGCGTGAGTTTCACCCGGCCCGGCGAGGTGGACGCGCAGGCCGATGCGCTCAAGGCCATCCTGCGCCAATGGCTGCAGCATGTTCCCGCCCGGACCTGA
- a CDS encoding DUF2268 domain-containing putative Zn-dependent protease (predicted Zn-dependent protease with a strongly conserved HExxH motif), giving the protein MPRLLRLTALFAALAAAAAAPAEPRRGPDIRTDDVTRFYALYDATDGRPTVEQIERDYLAQGTQSLHEFAQARRVTAQRIAERMSAEPAIYAKAKDCLAVLPAVKRRLLPVFAELAELYPQAKFPPVAIVVGRGKPVGITNPAGVTLGLEALCAADFMHPDLEERFVRVIAHEYGHIQQTLQTEFEPGDPNATVLRFALAEGTAELLAELTSGGVGNGKHAGWTRGKEAQIETAFVQAMDGTDISQWFYDYRPGSDQPYDLGYWVGYRIVKAYYLQSKDRKAALKAIIEMDDPKAFLQRSGWTPGMKLPESVLGH; this is encoded by the coding sequence ATGCCCAGACTGTTGCGTCTTACCGCCTTGTTCGCCGCCTTGGCCGCGGCCGCCGCCGCGCCGGCCGAACCGCGTCGCGGGCCGGATATCCGCACCGACGACGTGACCCGTTTCTACGCCTTGTACGACGCCACCGATGGCCGGCCGACGGTGGAGCAGATCGAACGGGACTATCTGGCGCAGGGCACCCAGAGCCTGCACGAGTTCGCCCAGGCGCGCCGAGTCACCGCGCAGCGCATCGCCGAGCGGATGAGCGCGGAGCCGGCGATCTACGCCAAGGCCAAGGACTGCCTGGCAGTGCTGCCGGCGGTGAAGCGGCGCCTGCTGCCGGTGTTCGCCGAACTGGCCGAACTCTACCCGCAGGCGAAGTTTCCGCCGGTGGCGATCGTGGTAGGACGCGGCAAGCCGGTCGGTATCACCAACCCGGCCGGCGTGACCCTGGGCCTGGAGGCGCTGTGCGCCGCGGATTTCATGCATCCGGATCTGGAAGAGCGCTTCGTCCGAGTCATCGCCCACGAGTACGGCCATATCCAGCAGACCCTGCAGACCGAGTTCGAGCCGGGCGACCCGAACGCGACGGTGCTGCGCTTCGCCCTGGCCGAGGGCACCGCCGAACTGCTGGCGGAGTTGACCTCCGGCGGGGTCGGCAACGGCAAGCACGCCGGCTGGACCCGCGGCAAGGAGGCGCAGATCGAGACCGCCTTCGTCCAGGCCATGGACGGCACCGACATCAGCCAATGGTTCTACGACTACCGCCCGGGTTCCGACCAGCCTTACGACCTGGGCTACTGGGTCGGTTACCGCATCGTCAAGGCTTACTACCTGCAGTCCAAGGACCGCAAGGCAGCGCTGAAGGCGATCATCGAGATGGACGATCCCAAGGCCTTCCTGCAGCGCAGCGGCTGGACGCCGGGAATGAAGCTGCCGGAGTCGGTTCTTGGGCACTGA
- the pip gene encoding prolyl aminopeptidase translates to MRELYPEIEPYRSERLQVDAIHELHIEECGNPDGLPVLFLHGGPGAGVSPYHRRFFDPARYRIVLFDQRGAGRSTPAAELRENTTWHLVADIEKIRAHLGIERWVVFGGSWGSTLALAYAQAHPERALGLVLRGIFLGRDFELRWFNELDGGARYIFPERWARYLAHIPAEEHGDLTEAYWRRLDSADPEVRLAAALAWSDWEGGGSTLVHDPDGADTREEPQVAVNVSRNEAHYFRNRVFLQPDQLLHGVDRIRHIPATIVHGRYDIICPVASAIDLARAWPEAELRIVLAGHSAADPAIIDALVSATDALADRFG, encoded by the coding sequence GTGCGCGAGCTGTACCCGGAAATCGAGCCCTATCGCAGCGAACGCCTGCAGGTCGACGCGATCCACGAACTGCACATCGAGGAATGCGGCAACCCGGACGGGTTGCCGGTGCTGTTCCTGCACGGCGGCCCCGGCGCCGGGGTCTCGCCTTATCACCGCCGTTTCTTCGACCCGGCGCGCTACCGCATCGTCCTGTTCGACCAGCGCGGCGCGGGCCGCTCGACGCCGGCCGCGGAACTGCGCGAGAACACCACCTGGCACCTGGTCGCCGACATCGAAAAGATCCGCGCCCACCTCGGCATCGAGCGCTGGGTGGTGTTCGGCGGCTCGTGGGGCTCGACCCTGGCCCTGGCCTACGCCCAGGCCCATCCCGAACGCGCGCTGGGCCTGGTCCTGCGCGGCATCTTCCTCGGCCGCGATTTCGAGCTGCGCTGGTTCAACGAACTCGACGGCGGCGCGCGCTACATCTTCCCCGAGCGCTGGGCGCGCTACCTGGCCCATATCCCGGCCGAAGAACACGGCGATCTCACCGAGGCCTACTGGCGCCGGCTCGACAGCGCGGACCCCGAGGTGCGCCTGGCCGCAGCGCTGGCCTGGAGCGACTGGGAAGGCGGCGGCAGCACCCTGGTCCACGACCCCGACGGCGCCGACACCCGCGAGGAGCCGCAGGTCGCGGTCAACGTGTCGCGCAACGAGGCGCACTACTTCCGCAACCGCGTATTCCTGCAGCCGGACCAGTTGCTGCACGGGGTCGACCGGATCCGCCATATCCCGGCGACGATCGTGCACGGCCGCTACGACATCATCTGCCCGGTCGCCAGCGCGATCGACCTGGCCCGGGCCTGGCCGGAAGCCGAGCTGCGCATCGTCCTGGCCGGCCACAGCGCCGCCGACCCGGCGATCATCGACGCCCTGGTGAGCGCCACCGACGCCCTCGCCGATCGCTTCGGCTGA
- a CDS encoding cysteine hydrolase, translating to MRLTSLLGIATLGIAALGPLDASAAQAHPTIRAMAGAAPIAELQADKTVLVVIDFQNEYFAGGRMPIPDGAAALRQTQRLLDFADRHRIRVVHVRHVLPAGAPLFAEGGETAKFHPAMQPRKDEPVVQKDTVSVFAGASAATMDRLLREAKADTLILAGLQTHACVAGAARDAAARGYKVLVSSDATATRDLDLRDGARIGNAQLHAAALAEIEDTFGDVMPTERILSLPVR from the coding sequence ATGCGACTGACTTCCCTGCTCGGCATCGCCACCCTCGGCATCGCCGCCCTCGGCCCGCTCGACGCGAGCGCCGCCCAGGCCCATCCCACCATCCGCGCCATGGCCGGCGCCGCGCCGATCGCCGAACTGCAAGCCGACAAGACCGTGCTGGTGGTGATCGACTTCCAGAACGAGTACTTCGCCGGCGGCCGCATGCCGATCCCCGACGGCGCGGCGGCGCTGCGCCAGACCCAACGCCTGCTCGACTTCGCCGACCGCCATCGGATCCGCGTGGTCCACGTCCGGCACGTGCTGCCGGCCGGCGCGCCGCTGTTCGCCGAAGGCGGCGAAACGGCGAAGTTCCATCCGGCGATGCAGCCGCGCAAGGACGAACCGGTGGTGCAGAAGGACACGGTCAGCGTATTCGCCGGCGCCTCCGCCGCGACCATGGACCGGCTGCTGCGCGAGGCGAAGGCAGACACCCTGATCCTGGCCGGCCTGCAGACCCACGCCTGCGTCGCCGGCGCCGCCCGCGACGCCGCCGCGCGCGGCTACAAGGTGCTGGTGTCCTCCGACGCCACCGCCACCCGCGACCTGGACCTGCGCGACGGCGCCCGCATCGGCAACGCGCAACTGCACGCCGCCGCCCTGGCCGAAATCGAAGACACCTTCGGCGACGTGATGCCGACCGAGCGGATTCTCTCGCTGCCGGTGCGCTGA
- the rsfS gene encoding ribosome silencing factor: MTSQAQVIKTQLPNPPPPTELLLKTVHAAVEELKAKDVVEIDVRGKSSVTDYMVIASGTSTRHVKSIADEVVKFAKNLDVMPLGVEGEREAEWVLVDLGDVVVHVMLPRVREFYALERLWTVGDQPPAKEGIEGEFEIQDDDRF; encoded by the coding sequence TTGACCAGCCAAGCCCAAGTCATCAAGACCCAGCTGCCGAACCCGCCGCCGCCGACCGAGCTGCTGCTCAAGACGGTCCATGCCGCGGTGGAAGAACTCAAGGCCAAGGATGTCGTGGAAATCGATGTGCGCGGCAAGAGCAGCGTCACCGACTACATGGTGATCGCCTCGGGCACCTCGACCCGCCACGTCAAGTCGATCGCCGACGAAGTGGTGAAGTTCGCCAAGAACCTCGACGTCATGCCGCTGGGCGTGGAAGGCGAGCGCGAGGCGGAGTGGGTGCTGGTCGACCTCGGCGACGTCGTCGTCCACGTCATGCTGCCGCGGGTGCGCGAGTTCTACGCGCTCGAGCGCCTGTGGACGGTCGGCGACCAGCCGCCGGCGAAGGAAGGCATCGAAGGCGAGTTCGAGATCCAGGACGACGACCGCTTCTGA
- a CDS encoding sterol desaturase family protein, with protein MKTWILRLYAPVFLFGFVAAAAWWVGYRHGSALWLLPGLALAIGLSFLAERRWPYDPAFNRDHGDRGRDVAHALVNEGLNLASIALVPLAAGWVAWQAWPSQWPFAAQLLLAVVCADFGITLMHYASHRVGWLWRLHAVHHSVTRMYGFNGLMKHPLHQAVEALGGVLPLLLLGMPQPVAAVLAFAIAVQLLLQHANVDMRPGALWRLMAWAPLHRFHHLRYGSAGDVNFGLFFTVWDRLLGTAFDAPGYRIGGGDLGIGSQPDYPRDYLDQLRAPFARLPQKAEPALPAALRRTGAQSLS; from the coding sequence GTGAAGACCTGGATATTGCGTCTGTATGCGCCTGTGTTTCTGTTCGGCTTCGTCGCCGCGGCGGCGTGGTGGGTCGGCTATCGCCACGGCAGCGCGCTGTGGTTGTTGCCGGGATTGGCCCTGGCGATAGGGCTGTCGTTCTTGGCCGAGCGGCGCTGGCCTTACGATCCGGCGTTCAACCGCGACCACGGCGATCGCGGCCGCGATGTCGCCCATGCGCTGGTCAACGAAGGCCTGAACCTGGCCTCGATCGCGCTGGTGCCGTTGGCGGCGGGCTGGGTGGCGTGGCAGGCCTGGCCGAGCCAGTGGCCGTTTGCGGCGCAGCTGCTGCTGGCGGTGGTCTGCGCCGATTTCGGCATCACCCTGATGCATTACGCCAGCCATCGCGTCGGCTGGCTGTGGCGCCTGCACGCGGTGCACCACAGCGTGACCCGCATGTACGGCTTCAATGGCTTGATGAAGCATCCGCTGCATCAGGCAGTCGAAGCGCTGGGCGGCGTGCTGCCCCTGCTGCTGCTCGGCATGCCGCAGCCGGTGGCGGCGGTGCTGGCCTTCGCCATCGCGGTGCAACTGCTGCTGCAGCACGCCAACGTCGACATGCGGCCCGGGGCGCTGTGGCGGCTGATGGCCTGGGCGCCGCTGCACCGATTCCATCATCTGCGCTACGGCAGCGCCGGCGACGTCAATTTCGGCCTGTTCTTCACCGTCTGGGACCGGTTGCTCGGCACCGCCTTCGACGCGCCGGGCTATCGGATCGGCGGCGGCGACCTGGGCATCGGCAGTCAGCCGGATTACCCGCGCGACTATCTCGATCAGTTGCGGGCGCCGTTCGCCCGCTTGCCGCAGAAGGCCGAACCGGCCTTGCCGGCGGCGCTGCGAAGGACAGGCGCTCAGTCGTTGTCGTAG
- the clpP gene encoding ATP-dependent Clp endopeptidase proteolytic subunit ClpP — protein MDNLTKALNLVPMVVEQTSRGERAYDIYSRLLKERVIFLVGGVDDHVANVIVAQMLFLEAENPEKDINFYINSPGGVVTAGMAIYDTMQYIKPDVSTICIGQAASMGALLLAAGAKGKRLALPNSRVMIHQPLGGFQGQATDIDIHAREILTLRQRLNEILSKHTGQSLETIARDTERDNFKSAEAARDYGLVDQVLERRPDETIQSV, from the coding sequence ATGGATAACCTGACCAAAGCCCTCAATCTGGTGCCGATGGTGGTCGAGCAGACCAGCCGCGGCGAGCGCGCCTACGACATCTATTCGCGCCTGCTCAAGGAGCGGGTGATCTTCCTGGTCGGCGGCGTCGACGACCACGTCGCCAACGTGATCGTGGCCCAGATGCTGTTCCTGGAAGCCGAGAATCCCGAGAAGGACATCAACTTCTACATCAACTCCCCGGGCGGCGTGGTCACCGCCGGCATGGCGATCTACGACACCATGCAGTACATCAAGCCGGACGTGAGCACGATCTGCATCGGCCAGGCCGCCAGCATGGGCGCCTTGCTGCTCGCCGCCGGCGCCAAGGGCAAGCGCCTGGCGCTGCCGAACTCGCGGGTCATGATCCATCAGCCGCTGGGCGGCTTCCAGGGCCAGGCCACCGACATCGACATCCACGCCCGCGAGATCCTGACCCTGCGCCAGCGCCTCAACGAGATCCTGTCCAAGCACACCGGCCAGTCCCTGGAGACCATCGCGCGCGACACCGAGCGCGACAACTTCAAGAGCGCCGAGGCCGCCCGCGACTACGGCCTGGTCGACCAGGTGCTGGAACGCCGTCCGGACGAGACGATCCAGTCGGTCTGA
- the tig gene encoding trigger factor — protein MQVSLESLGSLERRLTFSFPAENLENQVGGRLREIARGAKIKGFRPGKVPAKVIEQRFGAQVRAEILDGMLREGFSNAVRQEQLQIAGQPRIEPAADAGETLSYVATFEVVPDFGDIDVAKLNIVRHTSEVADADIDAMIENLRLQRRTLQKAERAAQAGDVVEVETWTEIGDERFPAEGAEYGSTVIGSESMFKPLEEALVGVKAGDETVAEVEFPADWRAPQLAGKQAKVHLKLNNVSEPVLPEVDAEFIQSFGVKSGEADQFRNDIRTNLERELKGALMTRLRREVGEQLIAAYESVEMPPKLVEAEARDMVWQTVEQARRQGRQIEAPADAHLNYMDAARKRVLVGLLVGEIARRNELRLEPKRVNETLRLIASTYEEPQQVIDLYRNDQQLMAGLQNRVMEEQVIDWIAERAQHTEQPLSFSEAIRPA, from the coding sequence ATGCAAGTTTCGCTCGAATCGCTGGGCTCGCTCGAACGCCGACTGACCTTCAGCTTCCCGGCCGAGAACCTGGAGAACCAGGTCGGCGGCCGCCTGCGCGAGATCGCGCGCGGCGCCAAGATCAAGGGCTTCCGCCCGGGCAAGGTGCCGGCCAAGGTCATCGAGCAGCGCTTCGGCGCTCAGGTGCGCGCCGAGATCCTCGACGGCATGCTGCGCGAAGGCTTCAGCAACGCCGTGCGCCAGGAACAGCTGCAGATCGCCGGCCAGCCGCGCATCGAGCCGGCGGCCGACGCCGGCGAGACCCTGTCCTACGTCGCCACCTTCGAAGTCGTGCCGGACTTCGGCGACATCGACGTGGCCAAGCTCAACATCGTCCGCCACACCTCCGAAGTCGCCGATGCCGACATCGACGCGATGATCGAGAACCTGCGCCTGCAGCGCCGCACCCTGCAGAAGGCCGAGCGCGCCGCGCAGGCCGGCGACGTGGTCGAGGTCGAGACCTGGACCGAGATCGGCGACGAGCGCTTCCCGGCCGAAGGCGCCGAATACGGCAGCACCGTGATCGGCTCGGAATCGATGTTCAAGCCGCTGGAAGAGGCCCTGGTCGGGGTCAAGGCCGGCGACGAGACCGTCGCCGAGGTCGAGTTCCCGGCCGACTGGCGCGCGCCGCAGCTGGCCGGCAAGCAGGCCAAGGTCCACCTCAAGCTCAACAACGTGTCCGAGCCGGTCCTGCCGGAAGTCGACGCCGAGTTCATCCAGAGCTTCGGGGTGAAGAGCGGCGAAGCGGACCAGTTCCGCAACGACATCCGCACCAACCTGGAGCGCGAGCTCAAGGGCGCGCTGATGACCCGCCTGCGCCGCGAAGTCGGCGAGCAGCTGATCGCCGCCTACGAGTCGGTGGAAATGCCGCCGAAGCTGGTCGAGGCCGAAGCCCGCGACATGGTCTGGCAGACCGTCGAGCAGGCCCGCCGCCAGGGCCGCCAGATCGAAGCCCCGGCCGACGCCCACCTGAACTACATGGATGCGGCGCGCAAGCGCGTCCTGGTCGGCCTGCTGGTCGGCGAGATCGCCCGCCGCAACGAGCTGCGCCTGGAGCCCAAGCGCGTCAACGAGACCCTGCGCCTGATCGCCTCGACCTACGAGGAGCCGCAGCAGGTGATCGACCTGTACCGCAACGACCAGCAGCTGATGGCCGGCCTGCAGAACCGGGTGATGGAAGAGCAGGTGATCGACTGGATCGCCGAGCGCGCCCAGCACACCGAGCAGCCGCTGTCGTTCAGCGAAGCGATCCGCCCGGCCTGA
- a CDS encoding Bax inhibitor-1/YccA family protein, whose amino-acid sequence MRSGNPALKESTFLDLGSGAVVRGSDQAMTLNGTVNKTGILLLLTVLTASFAWNQIQITPQGAVGATPYLLGGAIGGLILALITSFKHAWAPVTAPLYALVEGFFLGAISSMFEARFPGIVIQAVMLTFGTMFALLFAYRSGLIKATENFKLGVAAATGGIFLIYLVSMVLRLFNINIPYIHESGIIGIGFSLFVVVVAALNLVLDFDFIETGVERGAPKHMEWYAAFGLMVTLVWLYVEFLRLLSKLQSRN is encoded by the coding sequence ATGCGCAGCGGCAATCCCGCATTGAAGGAATCGACCTTCCTCGACCTCGGCAGCGGCGCCGTCGTGCGCGGCAGCGACCAGGCGATGACCCTGAACGGCACGGTCAACAAGACCGGCATCCTGCTGCTGCTGACGGTGCTGACCGCTTCCTTCGCCTGGAACCAGATCCAGATCACCCCGCAGGGCGCGGTGGGCGCCACGCCCTACCTGCTCGGCGGCGCGATCGGCGGCCTGATCCTGGCCCTGATCACCAGCTTCAAGCACGCCTGGGCGCCGGTCACCGCGCCGCTGTACGCGCTGGTCGAGGGCTTCTTCCTCGGCGCGATCTCCTCGATGTTCGAGGCCCGCTTCCCGGGCATCGTGATCCAGGCGGTGATGCTGACCTTCGGCACCATGTTCGCGCTGCTGTTCGCCTACCGTTCCGGCCTGATCAAGGCGACCGAGAACTTCAAGCTCGGCGTGGCCGCGGCCACCGGCGGCATCTTCCTGATCTACCTGGTCAGCATGGTGCTGCGCCTGTTCAACATCAACATCCCCTACATCCACGAGTCCGGCATCATCGGCATCGGCTTCAGCCTGTTCGTGGTCGTGGTCGCCGCGCTGAACCTGGTGTTGGATTTCGACTTCATCGAAACCGGCGTCGAGCGCGGCGCGCCCAAGCACATGGAGTGGTACGCGGCGTTCGGCCTGATGGTCACCCTGGTGTGGCTGTACGTCGAGTTCCTGCGCCTGCTGTCGAAGCTGCAGTCGCGCAACTGA
- the nadD gene encoding nicotinate-nucleotide adenylyltransferase, with protein MRAANDGEADLLVFYGGTFDPIHDGHLAIACAARDALAAQVRLMPAADPPHRAVPGASAAHRARMLDLAVAGEPGLVVDRRELRRDGRSYTVETLREVRAEVGAARPLALLVGADSFLDLPQWREWQALFDLAHFVIAERPGSPLEAERIPFAAGRETASVDALRQAPAGRVYRLRQPLQAESASQVRARIAAGEPWADLVPPPVAAYIERHGLYDVAVPDAPV; from the coding sequence ATGCGTGCGGCGAACGACGGCGAAGCCGATCTGCTGGTGTTCTACGGCGGCACTTTCGATCCGATCCACGACGGCCACCTGGCCATCGCCTGCGCCGCGCGCGACGCGCTGGCCGCGCAGGTGCGGCTGATGCCGGCCGCCGATCCGCCGCATCGCGCGGTGCCGGGCGCCAGCGCCGCGCATCGCGCGCGCATGCTCGACCTGGCCGTGGCCGGCGAACCCGGCCTGGTGGTCGACCGGCGCGAGCTGCGCCGCGACGGCCGCTCGTACACGGTCGAAACCCTGCGCGAGGTCCGCGCCGAGGTCGGTGCGGCGCGGCCGCTGGCGCTGCTGGTCGGCGCCGACAGCTTCCTCGACCTGCCGCAGTGGCGCGAATGGCAGGCGCTGTTCGATCTGGCCCATTTTGTTATTGCCGAACGCCCCGGCAGCCCGCTGGAGGCCGAGCGGATTCCGTTCGCAGCCGGACGCGAGACGGCATCGGTGGACGCGCTGCGCCAGGCTCCGGCCGGCCGGGTCTATCGCCTGCGCCAGCCGTTGCAGGCTGAATCGGCCAGTCAGGTTCGCGCCCGGATCGCCGCCGGCGAGCCCTGGGCGGACCTGGTGCCGCCGCCGGTGGCCGCCTACATCGAGCGGCACGGGCTCTATGACGTGGCCGTTCCCGACGCTCCGGTATAA
- a CDS encoding helix-turn-helix transcriptional regulator, with protein MPAPPRQDLWTGTLLLGEHVAVLQGRAGGSLRHAHYAHQLLLSEHAPWQVEIDGERREGRRLWLPSFQPHAVLAAPADGCTVFLEPGHADVAAVLRQLPQLPARLPALQPLLPGLCRAQALDRRLRAAVAEIGARLPDGIAATDIAQAAHLSPSQLHRRFQSDLSITLRGWVLWRRLRHALVRHLAGDSLTASAHAAGFADLAHLSRNLRRMFGIGAAQLRELRLRRYDND; from the coding sequence ATGCCCGCCCCACCCCGCCAGGACCTCTGGACCGGCACCCTGCTGCTCGGCGAACACGTCGCGGTGCTGCAGGGCCGGGCCGGCGGCAGCCTGCGCCATGCCCATTACGCGCATCAGCTGCTGCTCAGCGAGCACGCGCCGTGGCAGGTCGAGATCGACGGCGAGCGGCGCGAGGGGCGACGCCTGTGGCTGCCCTCGTTCCAACCCCATGCCGTGCTCGCCGCGCCGGCGGACGGCTGCACGGTGTTCCTGGAACCCGGCCATGCCGACGTCGCCGCGGTGCTGCGGCAACTGCCGCAACTGCCGGCGCGATTGCCGGCGTTGCAGCCCTTGTTGCCCGGCCTGTGCCGCGCGCAAGCGCTGGACCGGCGCCTGCGCGCGGCCGTCGCCGAGATCGGCGCGCGATTGCCGGACGGCATCGCCGCGACCGACATCGCCCAGGCCGCGCACCTGTCGCCGAGCCAGTTGCACCGGCGCTTCCAATCCGACCTGTCCATCACCCTGCGCGGCTGGGTGCTGTGGCGACGCCTGCGCCATGCCCTGGTCCGCCACCTGGCCGGCGACAGCCTGACCGCCAGCGCGCATGCCGCCGGCTTCGCCGACCTCGCCCACCTGTCGCGCAACCTGCGGCGCATGTTCGGCATCGGCGCGGCGCAGCTGCGCGAGTTGCGATTGCGCCGCTACGACAACGACTGA
- a CDS encoding DUF2200 domain-containing protein, translating to MAQHRIFATAFASVYPLYLQKAERKGRSKDEVDRIIAWLTGYDPAGLERQIQSGSDFRTFFAQAPRIHPNAALIKGVVCGVRVEEVEDPLMRQIRYLDKLVDELAKGKPLDKILRS from the coding sequence ATGGCGCAGCATCGAATATTCGCCACCGCGTTCGCGAGCGTGTATCCGCTCTATCTGCAAAAGGCCGAACGCAAGGGCCGCAGCAAGGACGAGGTCGACCGGATCATCGCCTGGCTGACCGGCTACGACCCGGCCGGGCTGGAACGGCAGATCCAAAGCGGCAGCGATTTCCGGACCTTCTTCGCGCAAGCGCCGCGGATCCATCCGAACGCCGCGCTGATCAAGGGCGTGGTCTGCGGCGTGCGGGTGGAAGAGGTCGAAGACCCGCTGATGCGCCAGATCCGCTATCTCGACAAACTCGTCGACGAGTTGGCCAAGGGCAAGCCGCTGGACAAGATCCTGCGCAGCTGA